In the Chroococcidiopsis sp. SAG 2025 genome, one interval contains:
- a CDS encoding class I SAM-dependent methyltransferase: MQALNVAKSAVKNFAFHKLGRCNVCGKISLFVCLDVDMARNNMYCMFCRSSSRKRHVAKIILSEVIQNTPSISCIPKKQSLKIYSTDTNDAFYKVLRNYDSYTSSIFSPDIKTGTEIRERVFCQNLEKSTFDNETFDLVITEDVFEHVRDYQKGFSEVNRVLKTGGYHIFTVPCYFDRPTLVRVDTSTDEDVYLLPPEYHGDKIRGKILAYRTFGIDLFHFLHSLGFETRVDFSNYSDQKLGIFNSYVFITKKVFHHESLSVATVDPSYYQLHSSGT; encoded by the coding sequence GTGCAAGCGTTAAATGTTGCTAAAAGTGCAGTAAAGAATTTTGCTTTTCACAAGCTAGGGAGATGTAATGTATGTGGAAAAATATCGTTATTCGTCTGCTTGGATGTGGATATGGCACGCAATAATATGTACTGCATGTTTTGTCGTAGCTCGTCCAGAAAAAGACACGTTGCCAAAATCATTCTTAGTGAAGTTATTCAAAATACCCCTTCTATTTCTTGTATTCCGAAAAAACAAAGCTTAAAAATTTACAGTACTGACACGAATGATGCTTTTTATAAAGTATTACGTAATTATGACTCATACACATCCTCTATTTTTTCACCTGATATCAAAACAGGAACGGAAATTCGTGAAAGGGTGTTTTGCCAAAATTTAGAAAAATCAACTTTTGATAATGAAACTTTCGATCTTGTCATCACAGAAGATGTATTTGAACATGTAAGAGATTATCAAAAAGGATTTTCTGAAGTCAATCGAGTTTTGAAAACAGGAGGTTATCATATATTTACTGTTCCTTGTTATTTTGATAGACCGACTCTTGTTCGCGTTGACACTTCTACGGATGAGGACGTATATCTTTTGCCTCCCGAATATCACGGAGATAAAATTCGCGGCAAGATTTTAGCCTATAGAACTTTTGGAATCGATCTTTTTCATTTCTTACACTCGCTCGGATTTGAGACAAGAGTGGATTTTTCTAATTACTCCGACCAAAAACTAGGAATTTTTAATAGCTATGTTTTTATTACTAAAAAGGTTTTTCATCATGAAAGTCTCTCTGTCGCCACGGTAGATCCTAGTTATTATCAACTGCATTCCAGCGGAACTTAA
- the rfbA gene encoding glucose-1-phosphate thymidylyltransferase RfbA, with the protein MKGIILAGGSGTRLYPLTRVVSKQLMSVYDKPMIYYPLSILMLAGIREILIISTPNDLPLFQELLKDGSQWGLKFSYIEQPKPEGLAQAFILGRDFIQNEPVCLILGDNIFHGHGLSEILARASMLRKGGLIFGYPVKDPRQYGVVEFDPRGRAVSIEEKPLIPKSKYAVPGIYFYDSQVVKIATSLKPSARNELEITDVNSVYLNRGQLRVEVLGRGYAWLDTGTHESLHQAANFIQTLEERQGLKIACIEEIAYRQGYIDSVQLRYLAKPMLKSSYGRYLMELLDDESHVMTTLSELEQAFYALKG; encoded by the coding sequence ATGAAAGGCATTATTTTAGCTGGTGGCTCTGGAACTCGACTTTATCCTTTAACTCGTGTTGTTAGTAAGCAGTTAATGTCTGTTTACGACAAACCAATGATTTACTATCCCTTATCAATACTAATGCTAGCGGGGATTAGAGAAATATTGATTATTTCCACACCTAACGATTTACCGTTGTTTCAAGAGCTATTGAAAGATGGTAGTCAGTGGGGATTAAAGTTTAGTTATATCGAACAGCCTAAACCTGAAGGGTTAGCGCAAGCTTTTATCTTAGGTCGAGATTTTATTCAAAACGAACCAGTTTGTCTGATTCTGGGTGATAACATTTTTCACGGACATGGGTTAAGTGAAATATTGGCTCGTGCTTCCATGCTTCGCAAAGGAGGATTAATATTTGGTTATCCAGTCAAAGACCCGCGACAATACGGTGTAGTTGAGTTCGATCCTCGCGGACGTGCTGTCAGTATTGAAGAAAAACCTCTCATTCCTAAGTCCAAGTATGCAGTACCTGGAATATACTTTTATGACTCACAGGTGGTGAAAATCGCTACGAGCCTTAAGCCTTCTGCTCGTAATGAGTTAGAAATTACCGATGTGAATTCGGTTTACCTCAACCGAGGTCAGCTAAGAGTAGAGGTTTTGGGTCGAGGATATGCTTGGTTAGATACAGGTACACACGAATCGTTGCATCAGGCAGCTAACTTTATTCAAACTTTAGAAGAACGGCAAGGACTAAAAATTGCTTGCATTGAAGAAATTGCCTATCGGCAAGGATATATTGACTCAGTTCAGTTGCGCTACCTTGCTAAACCTATGCTCAAAAGTAGTTATGGAAGATATTTGATGGAGCTTCTAGACGATGAATCTCATGTTATGACGACACTCAGCGAGCTAGAGCAGGCATTTTATGCGCTTAAAGGATAG
- the rfbC gene encoding dTDP-4-dehydrorhamnose 3,5-epimerase gives MRVIETAIPDVLIIEPHVFGDNRGFFYESYNEKAFWEKIGISARFVQDNHSRSTKNVLRGLHYQIQQPQGKLVRVVQGAVFDVAVDLRKQSKTFGQWVGAFLSAENNQQLWVPKGFAHGFMVLTEYVEFLYKTTDYYAPQHERCVLWNDPDLAIAWPLENEPVLSAKDRAGKLLREAEVFA, from the coding sequence ATGAGAGTTATAGAAACTGCCATTCCTGACGTTCTCATAATTGAGCCGCACGTGTTCGGAGATAACCGAGGCTTCTTTTACGAAAGCTATAACGAAAAGGCTTTTTGGGAAAAAATCGGCATTTCAGCTCGTTTTGTACAAGACAATCATTCTCGCTCTACCAAGAATGTACTGCGTGGTCTGCACTATCAAATTCAGCAACCTCAAGGCAAGCTTGTAAGAGTTGTACAAGGAGCCGTATTTGATGTTGCGGTAGATTTAAGAAAGCAATCGAAGACTTTCGGTCAATGGGTAGGAGCCTTCTTAAGTGCAGAAAACAACCAGCAGCTTTGGGTTCCTAAAGGCTTTGCTCACGGGTTTATGGTACTCACTGAATATGTAGAGTTTTTATATAAAACCACAGATTATTATGCTCCACAGCACGAACGCTGTGTTTTGTGGAACGATCCCGATCTGGCGATCGCTTGGCCTCTTGAAAATGAGCCAGTTCTATCTGCCAAAGATCGAGCTGGGAAATTGCTACGAGAAGCAGAGGTATTTGCATGA
- the rfbD gene encoding dTDP-4-dehydrorhamnose reductase, whose protein sequence is MKILLTGITGQVGWELQQTLMPLGKVISTGRSISQRALQMDLAQPDTIRRTLREVKPTLIVNAAAYTSVDKAELDSDTAMAVNGIAPGIIAEEAKSLGAAVIHYSTDYVFDGKKSTAYTEQDLPNPQNVYGKTKLIGEQAIEAVGGSYSILRTSWVYSRHRNNFLLTILRLAQEREELRVVNDQVGSPTWSRLIAEATAQILFQATKQNLYDFLAHKSGIYHLSATGQVSWYGFAKAILEQERKFNTFKLQRLVAIASEQYSTPAKRPTYSVLNNQKLSDTFGIVLPNWQRTLQLLLTPEAIAS, encoded by the coding sequence ATGAAAATTCTATTGACAGGTATAACTGGGCAAGTAGGTTGGGAACTACAGCAGACCTTAATGCCTTTGGGTAAAGTCATCTCTACAGGACGCAGCATTAGTCAAAGAGCGCTGCAAATGGATTTGGCTCAACCAGACACTATTCGTCGGACGCTGCGCGAAGTTAAACCCACCTTAATCGTTAACGCTGCTGCGTATACATCTGTGGACAAAGCTGAATTAGATTCGGATACAGCAATGGCAGTGAATGGAATTGCCCCTGGCATCATTGCAGAAGAAGCAAAATCACTAGGTGCAGCAGTCATTCACTATTCAACAGACTACGTGTTTGATGGCAAAAAAAGTACAGCATACACCGAGCAGGATTTACCCAACCCTCAAAATGTTTATGGTAAAACCAAACTCATAGGCGAGCAGGCTATTGAAGCAGTGGGTGGCTCGTATTCTATCCTTCGCACTAGTTGGGTATATAGCCGACATCGGAACAATTTTCTGCTGACAATCCTGCGGCTAGCTCAGGAACGAGAGGAATTGCGAGTCGTTAACGACCAAGTTGGATCTCCCACCTGGAGTCGCTTAATTGCTGAAGCTACAGCACAAATTTTATTTCAAGCCACAAAACAAAATCTATATGATTTCTTAGCTCATAAAAGTGGGATATATCACTTGAGTGCTACAGGACAGGTTAGTTGGTATGGTTTTGCTAAAGCGATTCTCGAACAAGAGCGAAAGTTTAACACGTTCAAGTTACAGAGGTTAGTCGCGATCGCCTCAGAGCAGTATTCTACACCAGCAAAGCGACCGACTTATTCTGTATTGAACAATCAAAAATTATCTGATACATTCGGGATCGTATTACCAAACTGGCAAAGAACCCTACAGTTGTTACTGACTCCAGAAGCGATCGCAAGTTAA
- a CDS encoding glycosyltransferase family 2 protein, with translation MLSIVIPLFNEEENIPKLYERIVSASPTWNSAFEAILVDDGSTDRTLSLLRKLYQKDSRFKYISFSRNFGHQTAVSAGLRYTTGDVIAVMDADLQDPPEELYRFLDKWRQGYQVVYGVRTKRKENIFKRSAYYIFYRILAWCSSIKIPLDSGDFCIMDRTIVDWLNVMPERNRFVRGLRSWIGYRQIGIPYERHKRFAGEVKYTFHKLLRLALDGMIDFSYRPLQVSGVFGLFICFFSLVSIVFFFLHRILGFRIFGYSPQDVPGFTSLILATLFLGGAQLTTLGLFGEYLGRIFDEVKQRPLYIVKEQDGFETKKEAYNTATLLPGDIRI, from the coding sequence ATGCTGTCAATTGTAATCCCACTTTTCAACGAAGAAGAGAACATTCCGAAGCTCTACGAGCGTATCGTTAGTGCTTCTCCTACTTGGAATTCTGCGTTTGAAGCCATCCTCGTAGATGATGGAAGTACCGATCGAACTCTTTCTCTTTTACGCAAACTCTATCAAAAAGATTCACGTTTTAAGTATATTAGTTTTTCTCGTAACTTTGGTCATCAAACAGCTGTCAGTGCAGGTCTTCGTTATACAACTGGCGATGTGATAGCTGTCATGGATGCTGACTTGCAAGATCCTCCTGAAGAACTTTACCGCTTTTTAGATAAGTGGCGGCAAGGATATCAAGTAGTTTACGGAGTTAGAACTAAAAGAAAAGAAAATATCTTCAAACGCTCTGCTTACTACATTTTTTACCGCATACTAGCGTGGTGTTCGTCTATTAAGATCCCCTTAGATTCAGGAGATTTTTGCATTATGGATAGAACCATCGTGGATTGGTTGAATGTCATGCCCGAACGCAATCGTTTTGTCCGAGGACTGCGCTCTTGGATAGGTTATCGGCAAATTGGTATTCCATACGAACGACATAAGCGTTTTGCTGGAGAGGTAAAATATACGTTTCACAAACTTTTGCGTCTTGCTCTGGATGGCATGATCGACTTCTCCTATCGACCTTTACAAGTTAGTGGCGTTTTTGGTCTATTCATTTGTTTCTTTTCCTTAGTAAGTATTGTATTCTTCTTCCTTCATCGAATTTTAGGATTTAGGATTTTCGGCTATTCTCCCCAAGATGTACCAGGCTTTACATCTTTAATTTTAGCGACTTTATTTCTTGGAGGCGCTCAACTAACAACGCTGGGACTTTTTGGTGAGTATCTAGGGCGAATTTTTGATGAGGTGAAACAACGTCCACTCTATATTGTTAAAGAACAGGATGGTTTTGAAACTAAAAAAGAGGCTTACAATACTGCGACACTTCTCCCAGGAGATATTAGAATTTGA
- a CDS encoding lysylphosphatidylglycerol synthase transmembrane domain-containing protein — MKRNSLVWLGWLISFIFLYFVFRRLDWVSVIEAFNKVSLSTLITMVGVYCLGFIIRAWRWKFLLPHRVSMGDSLGAVVLGYGANNILPARLGEIVRAQAIGKSCQISRSFALASILTERIFDGLVLVGLLYLATRDSSIPTWVSSVGVLGLTIFGGALTIVMLLTLTRSLWDTKTNILPSTKLQSFLQQFAKGLTLVWRTPFLPLTILGLSLTIWLVEGIVFHIAIQAFELEVPLTAPLFVMGLVNLGILAPTAPGYLGAFQYFGTLALNVWQVPSETALACIVVIHACQYLPITIWGLSYIPYFGFTSLTKLKSEIE; from the coding sequence TTGAAACGCAATTCACTAGTTTGGCTAGGGTGGTTAATTAGTTTTATTTTTCTCTATTTTGTTTTCCGTAGATTGGATTGGGTATCGGTAATAGAGGCTTTCAATAAAGTTTCTTTATCCACTCTCATAACGATGGTAGGAGTGTATTGTTTAGGATTCATCATCAGAGCGTGGCGCTGGAAATTTTTACTTCCTCATAGAGTTTCTATGGGTGACTCTTTGGGTGCAGTAGTTTTAGGATATGGAGCCAATAATATCTTACCAGCTCGTTTAGGTGAAATTGTTAGGGCGCAGGCGATCGGTAAAAGTTGTCAAATTAGTCGCTCTTTTGCTTTAGCCAGTATCCTAACCGAACGTATTTTTGATGGTTTAGTGCTAGTAGGATTGTTATATTTAGCAACGAGAGATAGTAGCATTCCTACGTGGGTTTCATCAGTAGGAGTTTTAGGACTCACTATCTTTGGAGGAGCGTTAACAATAGTCATGCTTTTAACTTTGACTCGTTCTCTATGGGATACAAAAACTAATATTTTACCTTCAACAAAGTTACAAAGTTTTCTACAGCAGTTTGCCAAAGGATTAACATTAGTGTGGCGAACTCCATTCCTTCCTTTAACTATATTGGGATTGAGCCTTACTATTTGGTTAGTGGAGGGCATCGTTTTCCATATTGCTATTCAAGCTTTTGAACTTGAAGTGCCACTAACAGCTCCCTTATTTGTAATGGGGTTAGTCAATTTAGGCATCCTAGCTCCAACTGCTCCAGGATATTTAGGAGCTTTTCAATATTTTGGAACACTAGCTCTAAATGTTTGGCAAGTGCCATCAGAAACAGCTTTAGCCTGTATTGTAGTAATTCATGCCTGTCAGTATTTACCTATAACAATCTGGGGATTGAGCTACATTCCTTACTTTGGCTTTACGTCATTAACAAAGCTGAAAAGCGAAATCGAGTAA
- a CDS encoding FAD-dependent oxidoreductase, with protein MNLLIIGGGATGLASAYIAAKRGEKVTLLEASSKLGGLLSTFDIGGTKLECFYHHFFTHDAEINWLLKELNLSQDVQFVETKMGMYRYGNIHPFTTTKDLLQFPKLSLLDKIRFGLTSLFLSKQRKWQKYENISALEWFYKWAGKRVTNTIWYPMLEIKFGEYAAKIPLAWMIGRMTQRLKSRSKGKEKLGYLKGSLQRLVDALEVKLRKKK; from the coding sequence ATGAATCTATTAATTATCGGAGGTGGTGCAACTGGCTTAGCATCTGCCTACATCGCAGCTAAACGTGGTGAAAAAGTAACTTTATTAGAGGCTTCTAGTAAGCTAGGAGGACTATTATCAACTTTTGACATTGGAGGAACAAAGCTCGAATGCTTTTATCATCATTTTTTTACTCACGACGCAGAGATTAACTGGCTACTAAAAGAACTAAATCTTTCTCAAGATGTGCAATTTGTTGAAACAAAAATGGGCATGTATCGTTATGGAAATATTCATCCTTTCACAACAACAAAAGATTTATTACAATTTCCCAAATTAAGCTTATTAGATAAAATTCGCTTTGGGCTAACTAGTTTATTTCTATCTAAACAAAGAAAGTGGCAAAAATATGAAAATATTTCTGCTTTAGAGTGGTTTTATAAGTGGGCAGGGAAACGGGTTACCAATACTATTTGGTATCCAATGCTTGAAATTAAATTTGGTGAATACGCCGCTAAGATTCCACTCGCTTGGATGATTGGACGAATGACACAGAGGTTGAAATCTCGCTCCAAAGGAAAAGAAAAACTAGGATATTTGAAGGGAAGTCTACAAAGATTAGTTGATGCGCTTGAGGTTAAACTTAGAAAAAAAAAGTAA
- a CDS encoding APC family permease, protein MQVNDVVETDSLKRVFGLPTLVVYGVGDILGAGIYAVVGKIAGLSGTLVWASFLTAMIVAAFTALSYAELGSRFPQSGGVACFVHRAFRIDWLSILVGWLMFCTCLVSMATLSKAFAGYLNAFAPAIPDWLIILALFSVLAYVNFRGMKESSALNIFCTSVEVSGLAIVILVSTLFLSGGGTVNPAAVPNAPAIGWTAVIQGAALAFYAFIGFEDIVNVAEEVKNPERNVPRAILLALAIAGVVYILVSWLAIQVLNPSELAASSAPLLDVVRRAQPNFPQVIFTIIALFAVLNTALLNFVTASRLLFGMSREGLLPAWLGKLHRRRATPYRTLIVILPIAIFLALSGTLQFLAGTTATLILAMFCLVNLSLLSIKRRDPETNGFRVPLIIPAIALLFDLVLVAFASPASHILALIFAGIGMLLILIQKAFRKGHIPST, encoded by the coding sequence ATGCAAGTAAATGATGTAGTAGAAACAGATTCGCTCAAGCGAGTGTTTGGATTGCCAACTCTGGTTGTCTATGGAGTAGGTGACATTCTGGGTGCGGGAATTTATGCAGTAGTCGGCAAAATTGCCGGACTTTCCGGTACTTTGGTTTGGGCTTCGTTCTTGACCGCTATGATTGTCGCGGCATTCACCGCTTTAAGTTACGCCGAACTGGGCAGTCGATTTCCACAAAGTGGTGGAGTCGCCTGTTTTGTCCACAGGGCATTTCGCATTGACTGGCTCTCAATCTTAGTTGGCTGGTTAATGTTTTGTACCTGCTTAGTCTCGATGGCAACGCTGTCGAAAGCGTTTGCTGGCTATCTCAACGCTTTTGCACCAGCTATTCCAGATTGGCTGATTATCCTAGCGCTTTTTTCTGTGCTGGCATATGTCAATTTCAGAGGCATGAAGGAATCCTCGGCGCTGAATATCTTTTGCACCTCTGTCGAGGTTTCGGGTCTTGCGATCGTCATTTTGGTTTCAACCTTGTTTTTGAGCGGTGGTGGCACGGTTAATCCTGCTGCTGTTCCCAACGCGCCAGCAATCGGTTGGACGGCAGTGATTCAGGGAGCAGCACTGGCTTTCTATGCCTTCATTGGATTTGAGGATATTGTCAATGTGGCGGAAGAAGTTAAAAATCCCGAACGCAACGTACCAAGAGCAATCTTACTGGCTTTGGCGATCGCGGGTGTCGTCTATATACTCGTCTCCTGGCTGGCGATTCAAGTACTTAATCCATCAGAGCTTGCCGCTTCCAGCGCTCCGCTACTGGATGTCGTGCGTCGAGCGCAGCCCAATTTTCCCCAGGTCATTTTTACAATCATTGCTCTATTTGCCGTACTCAATACGGCGCTGCTCAATTTTGTCACAGCATCGCGGCTGCTGTTTGGAATGTCGCGTGAAGGATTGCTACCAGCTTGGTTAGGAAAATTACATCGACGTAGAGCCACGCCTTATCGAACGCTGATAGTCATTTTACCCATTGCCATTTTTCTGGCGCTCTCTGGGACACTGCAATTTTTAGCAGGAACCACTGCCACCTTGATTCTGGCAATGTTTTGTCTGGTCAACCTCTCGCTGCTGTCGATTAAACGTCGAGACCCTGAAACTAATGGGTTTCGGGTTCCCTTGATAATTCCGGCGATCGCATTACTGTTCGATCTCGTTTTGGTGGCTTTTGCTTCTCCTGCAAGTCACATTTTGGCGTTGATATTTGCAGGAATTGGAATGCTCCTAATTCTGATCCAAAAGGCTTTCAGAAAAGGACACATACCAAGCACTTAG
- the psb28 gene encoding photosystem II reaction center protein Psb28: protein MTSVAAIYFFEGIPEELSNVSLRRDRRSGVRSVLLRFEQLKSLERFNSFTKKFNNFVRLVDEEGEIQVTPDSTKFIFGGMDGDEFQRLDCTFAIEQEDHWERFMRFMNRYAEANGMAFSESKK from the coding sequence ATGACTTCTGTAGCTGCAATTTATTTCTTTGAAGGGATTCCCGAAGAACTGAGTAACGTTAGCTTGCGCCGCGATCGCCGTTCGGGAGTTCGGTCGGTTTTACTGCGCTTTGAGCAACTCAAATCTTTGGAAAGATTCAATAGTTTTACCAAAAAATTCAATAACTTCGTGCGTTTAGTCGATGAAGAAGGTGAAATTCAAGTCACGCCTGACTCGACAAAATTCATTTTTGGTGGCATGGATGGAGATGAATTTCAACGCCTAGATTGTACATTTGCGATCGAGCAAGAAGACCACTGGGAGAGATTTATGCGGTTTATGAATCGCTACGCTGAGGCTAACGGTATGGCTTTCAGCGAATCAAAGAAATAG
- a CDS encoding TIGR01777 family oxidoreductase, translated as MKVAITGATGFVGSRLVERLKTDGHQVVVFSRNVNKAENVFPKSTFPNVEIIAYTPTESGAWQDAIAGCDGVVNLTGEPIGEGRWTPQRKQEILNSRKLGTQKVVEAIAKANPKPSVLVNTSAIGYYGTSETATFDESSPAGNDFLAQVCQEWEAEAQKVKELGTRLVILRFGIVLGMGGAIAKMITPFKLFAGGPIGSGRQWFSWIHRDDLVNLIIEALTKPEMEGVFNATAPNPVRMSELAQAMGEVMQRPSWLPVPNFAIEALLGEGAIVVLEGQQVLPKRTQASGFNYQYASVKEALKTIV; from the coding sequence ATGAAAGTAGCAATTACTGGAGCCACTGGATTTGTTGGTAGTCGTTTAGTCGAACGACTCAAAACGGACGGTCATCAAGTTGTCGTTTTTAGTCGCAACGTCAATAAGGCAGAAAACGTATTTCCTAAATCTACTTTTCCAAATGTAGAAATTATTGCCTATACACCAACAGAATCGGGTGCGTGGCAAGATGCGATCGCGGGTTGTGATGGCGTAGTCAACTTAACCGGAGAACCAATTGGTGAAGGACGCTGGACACCCCAACGCAAACAAGAAATTCTCAATAGTCGTAAGCTAGGAACGCAAAAAGTTGTCGAGGCGATCGCCAAAGCAAATCCCAAACCCAGCGTGTTAGTCAATACCTCTGCCATTGGTTATTACGGTACGAGCGAAACTGCTACATTTGATGAATCCAGTCCTGCGGGTAATGATTTCCTTGCCCAAGTCTGCCAAGAGTGGGAGGCAGAGGCGCAGAAAGTCAAGGAATTGGGAACGCGGTTAGTGATTTTGCGCTTTGGAATTGTCTTGGGAATGGGAGGTGCGATCGCCAAAATGATTACTCCCTTCAAACTTTTTGCTGGTGGTCCCATCGGTAGCGGTCGCCAGTGGTTTTCATGGATTCATCGCGATGACTTGGTAAACTTAATTATCGAAGCATTGACAAAACCGGAAATGGAAGGAGTATTCAATGCTACAGCTCCTAATCCAGTGCGGATGTCAGAGTTAGCCCAAGCAATGGGAGAAGTGATGCAGCGTCCCTCCTGGTTGCCCGTCCCCAACTTTGCGATCGAGGCATTATTAGGAGAAGGCGCGATCGTGGTTTTAGAAGGTCAGCAGGTTTTACCCAAACGCACTCAAGCATCGGGTTTCAATTATCAATATGCCAGCGTCAAAGAAGCATTAAAAACAATTGTATAG
- a CDS encoding sugar ABC transporter permease, with translation MAPTIIILGLFVLLPILIALVLAFYKIQILGEFTYRFNGFKNFTRLLNDDRVWIALRNTVEYVAIVVPIQTIIALGLALILNANLKGKNWFRIIFFMPTVTSSAVLTIIFLWMYNSNGLINSVLAFLGLPTYNWIGDPNVALKAITIMNIWSTAPLFMVIYLAALQDIPESLYEAAAIDGASWWDKLFYITLPSLKSVTFFVVVMGIVGTFQLFDQSYIFSRGTGGPDNSTLTVVLLIYQYAFKSLDMGYAAAIALILALAIAITTLMQRYFFSEKAN, from the coding sequence ATGGCTCCTACAATTATTATTTTAGGATTGTTTGTACTTCTACCTATTCTGATTGCTTTAGTTCTAGCTTTTTATAAAATTCAGATTTTAGGAGAATTTACCTACAGATTCAACGGCTTCAAAAACTTTACTCGCCTCCTCAATGACGATCGCGTGTGGATTGCCCTCAGAAATACGGTTGAATATGTGGCGATCGTCGTACCAATTCAAACTATAATTGCTCTCGGCTTGGCTTTAATTCTAAATGCTAATCTCAAAGGTAAAAATTGGTTTAGAATTATTTTTTTCATGCCGACAGTGACTTCCTCGGCAGTCTTAACGATAATATTTTTGTGGATGTATAATTCAAATGGTTTAATAAATAGCGTTCTGGCTTTTTTAGGTTTACCAACTTATAACTGGATTGGCGATCCAAATGTTGCCTTAAAAGCAATTACAATCATGAACATTTGGTCAACAGCACCTTTATTCATGGTGATTTATCTAGCTGCTTTACAAGATATTCCTGAAAGTCTTTACGAAGCAGCAGCAATTGATGGCGCAAGTTGGTGGGATAAATTATTTTATATTACTCTACCAAGTTTAAAATCCGTCACATTTTTTGTTGTCGTGATGGGGATTGTTGGTACATTCCAATTATTCGATCAATCATATATTTTCTCTCGCGGTACGGGTGGTCCCGATAACTCGACATTGACAGTTGTACTGCTGATTTATCAATATGCTTTTAAAAGCTTGGATATGGGTTATGCCGCAGCAATTGCTTTGATTTTGGCTTTGGCGATCGCCATCACTACGCTAATGCAACGTTATTTTTTCTCTGAAAAGGCGAATTAA
- a CDS encoding ABC transporter substrate-binding protein has protein sequence MFRKVWLFLILFLVGTIAFTGCMTAQQLAQPGVVTITLSGWSNLNEKQLLQKVLRDFEVKHPRIKVKYDAIADEYMDVMKTRLIGETAADVFYLEAFAAPEIMLPGVLEPLNSYISEKFNLADFYPQFLQAFQQEQIIYGLPKDYSTLALFYNKKAFESVGLSQPPQTWEQLREYAKKLTVDRDRDGRVDQYGFALVPELARQVFIIQAFGGKLIDTNGNVAFAEPESLKGLQLLVDLYRLDRSAAQPSDVGTNSAGEMFGQEKVAMAIDGPWLIPYLKETFPQLEYATAEVPTINQKKGTMAYTVAYVMNQKSKHKAAAWELISYLTGQEGMQAWTSQGSVFPTRKSVTDALQSDRNPLYSPFTAGAEYATIWQLNEDLPIILNNFNNQFVSAIIGQQSLASAMKKAQKTANKEIALSK, from the coding sequence GTGTTTAGAAAAGTCTGGTTATTTCTGATTCTATTCCTAGTTGGGACGATCGCTTTTACTGGTTGCATGACCGCTCAACAGCTAGCTCAACCTGGAGTTGTTACCATCACTCTTAGCGGTTGGAGTAATCTGAATGAAAAACAACTGCTGCAAAAGGTTTTGAGAGATTTTGAAGTCAAACATCCACGCATCAAGGTGAAATATGATGCGATCGCTGACGAATATATGGATGTGATGAAAACCAGGTTGATTGGCGAAACAGCCGCAGATGTATTTTATTTAGAAGCTTTTGCTGCTCCAGAAATTATGCTTCCTGGGGTATTAGAGCCGCTAAATAGTTATATTTCTGAAAAATTCAATTTAGCAGATTTTTATCCTCAATTTCTTCAGGCATTTCAACAAGAGCAAATTATTTACGGTTTACCTAAAGATTATTCTACCCTTGCCCTATTTTATAATAAAAAAGCTTTTGAGTCTGTCGGTCTCTCTCAACCACCTCAAACTTGGGAGCAATTGCGAGAATATGCTAAAAAATTAACCGTCGATCGCGATCGAGATGGAAGAGTCGATCAATATGGTTTTGCTTTAGTTCCAGAACTTGCCCGTCAAGTTTTTATTATCCAAGCTTTTGGGGGAAAGTTGATCGACACGAATGGAAATGTTGCATTTGCCGAGCCAGAAAGTTTAAAAGGTCTACAATTATTAGTAGATTTATATCGCTTAGATCGATCGGCGGCTCAACCTTCTGATGTTGGTACAAATTCAGCAGGTGAAATGTTTGGTCAAGAAAAGGTCGCAATGGCGATCGACGGTCCTTGGTTAATTCCTTATTTAAAAGAGACTTTTCCTCAGCTTGAGTATGCCACTGCTGAAGTCCCAACTATTAACCAGAAAAAAGGCACAATGGCTTATACAGTTGCCTATGTGATGAATCAAAAATCGAAACATAAAGCAGCAGCCTGGGAATTAATCTCTTACTTAACTGGACAAGAGGGAATGCAAGCCTGGACGAGTCAAGGTTCTGTATTTCCTACCCGTAAATCTGTAACTGATGCCCTACAATCCGATCGCAATCCTCTTTATTCACCTTTTACTGCTGGAGCTGAATATGCTACTATTTGGCAATTAAATGAAGATCTACCGATTATTCTCAACAATTTTAACAATCAATTTGTTAGTGCCATAATCGGTCAGCAAAGCCTAGCATCGGCAATGAAAAAAGCGCAGAAAACTGCTAATAAAGAAATAGCCTTATCAAAGTAA